The Fimbriimonadaceae bacterium nucleotide sequence AGTGACCGAAACATTGATGCTCGTGGCTACATTTAACACCTCGATGCACATCCTGCAAGACGACTTCAAAGACTTTCTACCGGCGGTCGTGAAGCCGCCGACCGACCTTCTCGCCAAGCTATGGAGAAGGATCCACGCTTCTTAGACAAGACCTCGACTTATGCCGCCAAATCCGATCCGCGCCGTCCTCTCTTCGCCGTCGAAGTTCCACTTCTTCGACTTGGCGAGGGAATTGCTGCGCCGGGGCAGCTTGAGCGCGGTCATAACGGGTTATCCGATCACCAAGCTTCGCGGGGAAGAGATTCCGCTCAACCTCATTAAAAGCTATCCCTACTTCCACCTCATTTACCGAGGAATGATGGCTTTGGGGATCGACTTGGAGTATTACGACAAGGCGGTCTTCGACCAGTTCTCGGCGCGTGCCTTGCCGCAATGCGACGTCTTTATGGCCATGGCCGGATCCGCCTACAGGACCGGGTTAACGGCTAAGAAAAGAGGGATCCGTTTCGTTTTGGACCGGCCCTGCAGCCACATTGAGACCCAGAACGCCCTGCTCCGCGAGGAGGGGGAACGGGAAGGCATCCCATTCAAGGGAATTGACGCGGGTGTGATCCGCCGTGAGCTCAAAGAGTACGACGAAGCGGACCTGATCACGGTGCCGTCCACGTTCGCGCTCAATTCGTTCTTGGAGCGTGGCTTTGACAGAAACCGGCTCAGGTTGATCCCGTACGGCATCGACCTGAGCAAGTTTTTCCCGACCGAACCCCCTGACCCCGAACGGTTCGACGTCATCTTTGTGGGCGGCGTGATGCTGCGCAAAGGCGTGCCGCACCTTCTTAGGGCTTTCGAGAGGGTTAGGCACGACCGAAAGAGCTTGACTCTAATCGGCAATATCAACAAAGAGATGCAGCCTTTGTTGAACGAATATGCCTCAAAGATGTCCGTCGTCGCGACGGGGCACATCAAGCAGTCGGAACTGAAGGACCATATGAGCAAAAGCCATGTCCTCGTGCTTCCGAGCATCGAAGACGGCTACGGCGTCGTCATGAGCCAAGCAATGGCTTGTGGAACTCCCGTCATCGCGACCGACCACACGGGGGCCGCGATGCTCTTCGAGGATGGTAAGGAGGGCTTCATTGTTCCGGTTCGCGACGATGAGGCCTTGACATATCGGTTGCAGACGCTGGCCT carries:
- a CDS encoding glycosyltransferase family 4 protein produces the protein MPPNPIRAVLSSPSKFHFFDLARELLRRGSLSAVITGYPITKLRGEEIPLNLIKSYPYFHLIYRGMMALGIDLEYYDKAVFDQFSARALPQCDVFMAMAGSAYRTGLTAKKRGIRFVLDRPCSHIETQNALLREEGEREGIPFKGIDAGVIRRELKEYDEADLITVPSTFALNSFLERGFDRNRLRLIPYGIDLSKFFPTEPPDPERFDVIFVGGVMLRKGVPHLLRAFERVRHDRKSLTLIGNINKEMQPLLNEYASKMSVVATGHIKQSELKDHMSKSHVLVLPSIEDGYGVVMSQAMACGTPVIATDHTGAAMLFEDGKEGFIVPVRDDEALTYRLQTLASDHGLQRQMAQAAQTRVAQIGGWTKYGDDIEAMFREII